In one bacterium genomic region, the following are encoded:
- the acsA gene encoding acetate--CoA ligase, whose product MSKKTPELKENATAMSNIGSYEKRRKDFDWRQAREELAYDDAPNKNIAYFLAERNCERGLGDKVALIWENAAGDATERFTFDELRRYSNAYAKLLRDLAIEPGERVCIFMDKIPDLYFSFVGILKAGAIAQPLFSAFREDSLFTRLENAETTAVLTMKRFAGRVRHIRDRLPALKHVVIVDAGDAEPREGETHFDVYGAEPVEEFDIYPADEETPSVLHYTSGTTGPPKGALHVHGSLVAQYITAKWVLDIRDDDVYWCTADPGWVTGTSYGIIGPWALGGTQLVLELGFMPERWYAAIEKYRVTVWYSAPTAIRLLMKEGADIVKRHDLSSLRHLVSVGEPLNPEAVIWSEEVYGLPFHDSFWQTETGSIVISNYPGMPIKPGSMGKPFPGMEAAVLDPKSFQPVKTGTVGLIALRPGWPAMFRQYWRNEEVYNGKFVDGWYICGDRATVDEDGYYWFVGRDDDVINTGGHLVGPFEIESALLEHPAVAESAAVGKPDPVNLEVVKAFIALKPGYEPSDKTKLDIINFVRKKLSPLAMPQEIEFMDGMPKTRSGKIMRRLLKARETGEEIGDTSTLEDD is encoded by the coding sequence ATTTCGAAAAAAACCCCGGAGCTCAAGGAGAACGCGACGGCTATGAGCAATATCGGCTCTTACGAGAAACGACGTAAGGATTTCGACTGGCGGCAGGCCCGTGAGGAGCTGGCCTACGACGACGCGCCGAACAAGAACATCGCGTACTTCCTGGCGGAGCGCAACTGCGAACGCGGCCTGGGCGACAAGGTCGCCCTCATCTGGGAGAACGCCGCCGGCGACGCCACGGAGAGGTTCACTTTCGACGAGCTGAGGCGATACAGCAACGCCTACGCCAAGCTCCTGCGCGACCTTGCCATCGAGCCCGGCGAGCGGGTGTGCATCTTTATGGACAAGATACCGGACCTGTACTTCTCGTTCGTGGGGATACTCAAGGCCGGCGCTATTGCCCAGCCGCTGTTCTCGGCCTTCCGCGAGGACTCGCTCTTCACCCGGCTGGAGAACGCCGAGACGACGGCGGTCCTGACGATGAAGCGGTTCGCCGGCCGCGTGCGCCACATCCGCGACAGGCTCCCGGCGCTCAAGCACGTCGTAATCGTCGACGCCGGCGACGCCGAGCCGCGCGAGGGCGAGACCCACTTCGACGTCTACGGCGCGGAGCCGGTGGAGGAGTTCGACATCTACCCCGCGGACGAGGAGACGCCGTCGGTCCTGCACTACACCTCCGGCACCACCGGCCCCCCCAAGGGCGCACTCCACGTCCACGGCTCGCTGGTCGCGCAATACATAACCGCCAAGTGGGTACTCGACATCCGCGACGACGACGTCTACTGGTGCACCGCGGACCCGGGTTGGGTGACGGGGACGTCGTACGGCATCATCGGGCCGTGGGCGCTGGGCGGGACCCAGCTCGTCCTGGAGCTCGGTTTCATGCCCGAGCGGTGGTACGCCGCCATCGAGAAGTACAGGGTGACGGTGTGGTACTCCGCCCCCACCGCCATACGGCTCTTGATGAAGGAGGGCGCCGATATAGTCAAGCGCCACGACCTCAGCTCGCTGCGCCACCTGGTAAGCGTGGGCGAGCCGCTAAACCCGGAGGCCGTCATCTGGTCGGAGGAAGTCTACGGCCTGCCGTTCCACGACAGCTTCTGGCAGACGGAGACCGGCTCCATCGTCATCTCCAATTACCCGGGGATGCCGATTAAGCCGGGCTCGATGGGGAAGCCGTTCCCGGGGATGGAGGCCGCGGTGCTGGACCCCAAGAGCTTCCAGCCGGTTAAAACCGGGACCGTAGGCCTTATTGCGCTCCGGCCCGGGTGGCCGGCGATGTTTCGCCAATACTGGAGGAACGAGGAAGTTTATAACGGCAAGTTCGTCGACGGCTGGTACATCTGCGGCGACCGCGCCACCGTCGACGAGGACGGCTACTACTGGTTCGTGGGCCGCGACGACGACGTCATCAACACGGGAGGACACCTCGTCGGGCCGTTCGAGATCGAGTCCGCGCTGTTGGAGCACCCGGCGGTGGCGGAATCGGCGGCGGTGGGGAAGCCGGACCCGGTGAACCTGGAGGTAGTTAAGGCTTTTATTGCGCTCAAACCGGGCTACGAGCCGAGCGACAAGACCAAATTGGACATTATAAACTTCGTCCGCAAGAAACTCTCTCCCCTCGCGATGCCGCAGGAAATAGAGTTCATGGACGGTATGCCCAAGACCCGCAGCGGCAAGATAATGCGGCGGCTGCTCAAGGCCCGCGAGACGGGCGAGGAGATAGGCGATACGTCGACGCTGGAAGACGATTAA